Proteins encoded in a region of the Haloglomus salinum genome:
- the gcvH gene encoding glycine cleavage system protein GcvH, with the protein MSFEVPEDCRYLETHEWVRLENGTARVGISDFAQDELGDVVFVELPSEGDTLSQEADFGVIESIKAVSDLYAPVSGTVATVNDRLVDEPELVNEDPFGDGWMLELEDVDESELDGLLSPDAYRQQIE; encoded by the coding sequence ATGAGCTTCGAGGTGCCCGAGGACTGCCGGTATCTGGAGACCCACGAGTGGGTCCGGCTGGAGAATGGAACTGCCCGCGTCGGCATCTCCGACTTCGCGCAGGACGAACTCGGCGACGTGGTGTTCGTCGAACTCCCGAGCGAGGGCGACACCCTCTCCCAGGAGGCCGACTTCGGCGTCATCGAGTCCATCAAGGCCGTCTCGGACCTGTACGCGCCGGTCTCCGGGACCGTCGCCACCGTGAACGACCGGCTCGTCGACGAGCCCGAACTCGTCAACGAGGACCCGTTCGGCGACGGCTGGATGCTGGAACTCGAGGATGTCGACGAGAGCGAACTGGATGGCCTGCTCTCGCCCGACGCGTACCGCCAGCAGATCGAGTAG